The Anopheles coluzzii chromosome 2, AcolN3, whole genome shotgun sequence genome window below encodes:
- the LOC120949989 gene encoding uncharacterized protein LOC120949989 isoform X2, which yields MLLLFSLYFNLLLSYAAGLVPFRYNFRKRRFDTCKPFVPVATILLLLFAAVQYRLGRLPERMKIPKVGMQDIIHAVENLVLNGNCVLIAVQQLLFLETYRQLLTDLLTGVRALARRTTVALGEQVQLLVQLVLLPCATYTLHVSVYITLIEWAEISIVQAVLFMVSLIPNIAHVNNFYALLFVQRLTLGEINDMLADLWTICIRPGANELLPPSSRLQLHLQQYQQCAGSVQKILPYYSLSVALYLLILFQELMSKFFYQFTHFYTLSLGNPSPHILEAMGTMMILVYGMYTAQLIAECYAISEKSQKIKSTVHRLSLIPGQDRYFHATINTFLLSLNHSMLKINIAGMFTMDFELLTGV from the exons ATGCTGTTACTGTTTTCCCTCTACTTCAATCTGCTGCTCAGCTACGCCGCCGGTCTGGTGCCGTTCCGGTACAACTTTCGCAAAAGACGCTTCGACACATGCAAACCGTTCGTGCCGGTTGCAaccatactgctgctgctgttcgccgCGGTACAGTACAGGCTCGGCCGGTTGCCGGAACGCATGAAGATTCCCAAGGTGGGCATGCAGGACATCATACACGCGGTGGAAAACTTGGTCCTCAATGGGAACTGTGTGCTGATCGCGGTGCAACAATTGCTCTTTCTCGAAACCTACCGGCAGCTTCTTACCGACCTGCTGACGGGTGTGCGGGCCCTGGCGCGCCGCACCACGGTCGCACTGGGCGAGCAGGTGCAACTGCTCGTTCAGcttgtgctgctgccgtgCGCCACCTACACGCTCCACGTGTCCGTCTACATAACGCTGATTGAATGGGCGGAAATCAGCATCGTCCAGGCGGTGCTGTTCATGGTCAGCCTCATACCCAACATAGCACACGTGAACAACTTTTACGCCCTGCTGTTTGTGCAGCGATTGACGCTCGGGGAAATCAACGACATGCTCGCCGACCTGTGGACCATCTGCATACGGCCCGGTGCGAACGAATTGCTTCCGCCGTCCAGCCGGCTGCAACTACACCTGCAGCAGTACCAACAGTGTGCCGGCAGTGTGCAGAAGATACTGCCCTACTACTCCCTGTCGGTGGCGCTGTACTTGTTAATTTTGTTCCAAGAGCTCATGTCGAAG TTCTTCTATCAATTTACCCACTTCTACACACTCTCGCTTGGGAATCCAAGCCCGCACATACTCGAAGCAATGGGTACGATGATGATTCTGGTGTACGGTATGTATACGGCACAGCTGATTGCCGAGTGTTATGCAATTTCGGAAAAG AGTCAAAAGATCAAATCGACCGTTCATCGCCTATCGCTGATTCCCGGGCAGGATCGATACTTCCACGCGACTATCAACACTTTCCTGCTGTCGCTTAACCACTCGATGCTGAAAATAAACATTGCCGGCATGTTTACGATGGACTTTGAGCTGCTCACGGGGGTTTGA